In the genome of Cuculus canorus isolate bCucCan1 chromosome 28, bCucCan1.pri, whole genome shotgun sequence, one region contains:
- the BGLAP gene encoding osteocalcin translates to MRTLILLSILTLLALGLCRRAVDTSVSANDSPSSEGEYLQPDFFPAAPRDEGMWLFLTPSSVPAAFVSKRASAEVARRHKRNYIYDSSVSGAVRDPLEAKREVCELSPDCDELADHIGFQEAYRRFYGPV, encoded by the exons ATGAGGACCCTCATCCTGCTCAGCATCCTGACCCTGCTCGCCCTGGGGCTCTGCCGCAGGG CTGTGGACACGTCCGTCAGCGCCAATGACTCGCCGAGCTCTGAAGGTGAGTATCTGCAGCCGGATTTTTTCCCCGCTGCCCCCCGGGATGAGGGGATGTGGCTGTTCTTGACCCCCTCCTCTGTCCCCGCAGCCTTCGTCTCCAAACGCGCCAGCGCGGAGGTGGCACGGAGACACAAGAGGAATTACATCTATGACAG CAGCGTCTCCGGTGCCGTACGGGACCCGCTGGAGGCCAAGCGTGAGGTGTGCGAGCTCAGCCCCGACTGTGACGAACTCGCCGACCACATCGGCTTCCAGGAGGCGTATCGGCGCTTCTATGGCCCCGTCTAA
- the PMF1 gene encoding polyamine-modulated factor 1: protein MPIAFDSGFCSEKQTSNITRSRPPLSAWAGPRAQSTNGRRRGKFWWRKMAAAASAEPVESGAGGDGGDGGDGGDGDPRAPGRVQIFATVVDTFLEKLMAAGSYQRFASCYRSFYKLQPEVTKSIYEQFVSQLQASIKEEIQEVKDEGNLEMLFNSLDKMVEEAKNREEPAWRPSGIPEEDVRSTMVLYLLKHRSYLQKVLKEKVEENRKAAESVLAGRDKIAELQRLIQARKHAWQAISKEQRELITTFREPQ from the exons ATGCCGATCGCCTTTGACAGTGGattctgctctgaaaagcagacCAGCAACATCACAAG GTCACGCCCACCGCTCTCCGCGTGGGCGGGGCCTCGAGCTCAATCCACCAATGGGAGGCGGCGCGGGAAGTTCTGGTGGCGGAAAATGGCGGCGGCGGCCTCCGCGGAGCCTGTGGAGAGCGGCGCTGGTGGCGATGGAGGCGATGGCGGCGATGGCGGCGATGGCGACCCCCGCGCACCGGGACGCGTCCAGATCTTCGCCACCGTGGTGGACACCTTCCTGGAGAAGCTGATGGCGGCggggag CTACCAGAGGTTTGCGAGCTGCTATCGGAGCTTCTACAAACTCCAGCCTGAGGTGACCAAGAGCATCTACGAGCAGTTTGTGTCCCAGCTGCAGGCGTCCATCAAG GAGGAGATCCAGGAGGTGAAGGATGAAGGGAATCTGGAGATGCTCTTTAATTCACTGGATAAGATGGTGGAGGAGGCAAAGAACCGGGAAGAACCTGCATG GCGTCCCAGCGGGATCCCAGAAGAAGACGTTCGCAGCACCATGGTGCTGTATCTCCTCAAGCACAGGTCATACCTGCAGAAAGTCCtcaaggagaaggtggaggagaacaGGAAAGCGGCAGAGTCTGTGCTTGCAGGGAGGGACAAGATTGCGGAGCTGCAGCGGCTGATCCAAGCTCGCAAACACGCCTGGCAG GCAATTAGTAAAGAGCAACGAGAACTCATCACCACGTTCAGGGAGCCCCAGTGA
- the SLC25A44 gene encoding solute carrier family 25 member 44 — protein MEDKRNIPIIEWEHLDKRKFYVFGICMTMMIRVSVYPFTLIRTRLQVQKGKSLYKGTFDAFVKILRTEGTVGLYRGFLVNTFTLISGQCYVTTYELTRKYVSRYNNNNAVKSLVAGGSASLVAQSITVPIDVISQHLMMQRKGESMGRFKVQNQDGKRVLVFGQTKDIIVQIFKADGFRGFYRGYVASLLTYIPNSAVWWPFYHFYAEQLSSLTPKDCPHLLLQAISGPLAAATASTLTNPMDVVRARVQVEGKSSIILTFKQLVAEEGPWGLTKGLSARIISATPSTIVIVVGYETLKKLSLRPELVDSRHW, from the exons ATGGAGGACAAACGCAACATCCCCATCATTGAGTGGGAGCACCTGGACAAAAGGAAATTCTACGTCTTTGGGATTTGCATGACTATGATGATCCGGGTGAGCGTTTACCCTTTCACGCTCATTCGGACGCGGTTGCAGGTTCAGAAGGGCAAGAGCCTGTACAAAGGGACTTTTGATGCCTTTGTGAAAATCCTGCGGACAGAAGGGACGGTTGGGCTCTACCGTGGCTTCTTGGTCAACACCTTCACCCTGATCTCTGGGCAGTGCTACGTGACGACATACGAGCTCACTCGGAAGTACGTCTCGCGCTACAACAACAACAACGCCGTGAAGTCGCTGGTGGCAGGCGGCTCAGCCTCCCTAGTGGCCCAGAGCATCACGGTGCCCATTGACGTCATCTCCCAGCACCTCATGatgcagaggaaaggagaaagcatgGGCAGGTTTAAGGTACAGAACCAAGACGGCAAGCGGGTGTTGGTCTTTGGCCAAACCAAGGACATCATTGTGCAGATCTTCAAGGCCGATGGCTTCAGAGGCTTCTACAGGGGCTACGTGGCCTCGCTGCTCACCTATATCCCCAACAGTGCAGTCTGGTGGCCCTTCTACCACTTCTATGCTG AACAGCTTTCCAGCCTGACTCCTAAAGACTGCCCGCATCTCCTCCTTCAAGCTATATCGGGGCCGCTTGCAGCCGCAACAGCTTCCACACTCACCAACCCGATGGATGTGGTCAGGGCTCGGGTTCAG GTGGAAGGCAAGAGCTCCATCATCCTCACCTTCAAACAGCTCGTGGCGGAGGAGGGTCCCTGGGGCCTGACCAAAGGCCTTTCCGCCCGCATCATCTCAGCCACTCCTTCCACCATTGTCATCGTGGTGGGCTATGAAACCCTGAAGAAGCTGAGCCTCCGCCCAGAGCTGGTGGATTCAAGACACTGGTAG